A DNA window from Zingiber officinale cultivar Zhangliang chromosome 3A, Zo_v1.1, whole genome shotgun sequence contains the following coding sequences:
- the LOC122050275 gene encoding uncharacterized protein LOC122050275, which produces MSTRKSSRMQLSEISQGAKRLTQMVCSLFKARNFVGRSKRIRDGLVKDASRAKGKLETERRLGVEDGEQFGSRSWRSCCHEEEVKKVIRESLLLSSCDDEKAYSSRSLGSYLMSDEFSSSYRGAEEVLRIKNSRRLQSKTASPNLIARLMGLEELPATEPAADSAETKPKRCGNAPERVTLRSIIEREKAENHDGSGFSDSLANELQESLKDMTQLLEFEDEERLKEVAILKKPSRMSRMHVSADCKQKLKRVDGRLSSDILPTHHRSSRKVSAAPLPQAMRTTTTAKRGMESERSLAANSSTNPAKKTTGVTPAQKTSSREEEGVSPSSKKQDGDDDEPVINISAAVAEAAQQKQESSKSFNHEQSQKDPKSCCSGKSINVDLSNAKRGEVNHLENLLLNRHSFLLHARELSIDDEAAGAANNSDAEAKLYLSCAEELLLRKRRYDRELLTHHPLSATRSSEGALPVGDMVGYICERIRKLDDYSELGGGDARDGLYVRLERDLECKDVALNAVWDEGWREGVGWEAAAEVVGRVEQMVVTSLVEEAAVQLMK; this is translated from the exons ATGAGCACCAGAAAAAGCAGCCGCATGCAGCTGTCGGAGATCTCCCAGGGAGCTAAAAGACTGACCCAAATGGTCTGCTCATTGTTCAAGGCCCGGAATTTCGTTGGCAGGAGCAAGCGCATCCGCGATGGTCTTGTGAAAGATGCCTCGCGAGCCAAGGGGAAGTTGGAGACGGAGAGAAGGCTCGGAGTAGAGGACGGTGAGCAATTCGGGAGTCGCTCTTGGAGGAGCTGCTGCCATGAGGAGGAGGTCAAGAAGGTGATCAGAGAAAGCTTGCTTCTGAGCTCCTGTGACGATGAGAAAGCATATTCTAGCAGATCATTAGGGTCATACCTCATGAGCGACGAATTCAGCTCGTCTTATCGCGGGGCGGAGGAAGTATTAAGGATCAAGAATTCGCGACGACTTCAATCAAAGACGGCGAGCCCTAACTTGATTGCGAGACTCATGGGCTTGGAAGAGCTCCCTGCGACAGAGCCTGCTGCCGATTCAGCTGAAACCAAACCCAAGAGGTGCGGCAATGCACCGGAGCGAGTGACTCTCCGGAGCATCATCGAGAGAGAAAAGGCCGAGAACCACGATGGCTCAGGTTTTTCAGATTCTTTGGCGAACGAGCTCCAAGAGAGCTTGAAAGACATGACGCAGTTGCTTGAGTTTGAGGACGAGGAAAGGCTAAAGGAAGTAGCGATCTTGAAGAAGCCATCGAGGATGAGCCGAATGCATGTCTCTGCAGATTGTAAACAGAAACTAAAGAGGGTCGATGGAAGGCTAAGTTCAGATATTCTTCCCACACACCATCGATCTTCTCGGAAAGTCTCGGCGGCTCCATTGCCTCAGGCCATGAGAACTACAACAACGGCAAAGAGGGGCATGGAGTCTGAGAGAAGTTTAGCAGCAAATAGTTCCACAAATCCTGCAAAGAAAACAACTGGAGTCACGCCAGCTCAAAAG ACCTCGAgtcgggaagaagaaggagtcAGCCCTTCCAGCAAGAAACAAGACGGCGATGATGATGAACCAGTAATCAATATTTCAGCTGCTGTTGCTGAGGCTGCTCAGCAGAAACAGGAGAGCTCGAAATCTTTCAATCACG AGCAATCCCAGAAAGATCCGAAGAGCTGCTGCTCTGGCAAATCCATCAACGTCGACCTCAGCAACGCCAAAAGAGGCGAAGTGAATCATCTGGAGAACTTGCTCCTCAACCGCCACTCCTTCCTGCTCCACGCTCGTGAGCTGAGCATTGATGATGAAGCAGCAGGCGCCGCCAACAACTCCGACGCAGAGGCCAAGTTGTACCTGAGTTGCGCAGAGGAGTTGTTGCTGCGCAAAAGACGATATGATCGGGAGTTGCTGACCCACCACCCTCTGTCGGCAACTCGCTCGTCGGAGGGCGCGTTGCCGGTAGGTGACATGGTGGGGTACATCTGCGAGCGGATCAGGAAGCTTGACGATTACAGTGAGCTTGGAGGTGGCGATGCGAGGGACGGTCTTTACGTGAGGCTGGAGAGGGATCTGGAGTGCAAAGATGTGGCGCTGAACGCCGTGTGGGACGAGGGGTGGAGGGAGGGCGTGGGGTGGGAGGCGGCGGCGGAGGTGGTCGGTCGGGTAGAGCAGATGGTGGTGACTTCGCTGGTGGAGGAGGCGGCTGTGCAGTTGATGAAGTGA
- the LOC122051494 gene encoding shaggy-related protein kinase eta-like, which translates to MRQPIPIYNMASLPLGPHQPPPAPPHDIAPALSLAPPHRPEMADDNKQSSVVEVSEPVTGHIISTTIGGKNGEQKQTISYMAERVVGSGSFGIVFQAKCLESGETVAIKKVLQDKRYKNRELQLMRSMDHPNVISLKHCFFSTTVRDELFLNLVMEYVPESLYGVLRHYSSVNHRMPLIYVKLYTYQIFRGLAYLHTVPGICHRDVKPQNVLVDPLTHQIKICDFGSAKVLVKGEANISYICSRYYRAPELIFCATEYTTSIDVWSAGCVLAELLLGQPLFPGESAVDQLVQIIKVLGTPTREEIRCMNPNYTEFRFPQIKAHPWHKIFHKRMPPEAIDLISRLLQYSPDFRSSALEACAHPFFDELRESNVRLPNGRHLPPLFNFKQELVGASPELINRLIPEHMKRQSSISFLHPAGT; encoded by the exons ATGAGACAACCGATTCCGATCTATAACATGGCGTCGCTGCCTCTGGGACCTCACCAACCCCCGCCGGCGCCGCCCCACGATATCGCTCCGGCCCTCTCGCTCGCTCCGCCTCACCGCCCGGAAATGGCCGACGACAACAAG CAATCATCTGTTGTTGAGGTTAGTGAGCCAGTTACTGGCCATATCATCTCCACGACAATTGGAGGCAAGAATGGGGAACAAAAGCAG ACCATTAGTTACATGGCAGAGCGTGTTGTGGGAAGTGGTTCCTTTGGAATTGTATTCcag GCTAAATGCTTGGAATCAGGAGAAACAGTCGCCATAAAGAAGGTTTTACAGGACAAGAGATACAAAAACCGTGAGCTGCAATTGATGCGCTCCATGGATCATCCAAATGTGATCTCTCTCAAGCACTGTTTCTTCTCTACTACAGTCAGAGATGAGCTTTTCCTTAACCTAGTTATGGAATATGTACCTGAATCTCTGTACGGTGTCCTAAGGCATTACAGCAGTGTCAACCACAGGATGCCACTTATATATGTTAAATTGTACACATATCAG ATATTTAGAGGGCTGGCTTATCTCCATACGGTTCCTGGAATTTGCCACAGAGATGTAAAGCCACAAAATGTTCTG GTTGACCCACTTACTCATCAAATCAAGATATGTGATTTTGGAAGTGCAAAAGTCCTG GTTAAGGGTGAAGCAAATATTTCTTACATTTGTTCTCGTTACTACCGTGCTCCGGAGCTCATTTTTTGTGCAACAGAATATACAACATCGATTGATGTTTGGTCAGCTGGTTGTGTTCTTGCTGAGTTACTACTTGGCCAG CCATTGTTTCCTGGAGAAAGTGCTGTTGATCAGCTTGTCCAGATAATCAAG GTTCTTGGAACCCCAACCCGAGAAGAAATTCGGTGCATGAATCCTAACTACACAGAATTTAGATTTCCCCAGATAAAAGCTCACCCATGGCACAAG ATTTTCCATAAGCGAATGCCTCCTGAAGCTATAGATCTCATTTCACGCCTACTTCAATACTCCCCAGATTTTCGGAGCTCTGCA CTGGAAGCATGTGCACATCCATTCTTTGATGAGCTACGAGAATCTAATGTACGATTGCCAAATGGGCGTCATCTTCCTCCTCTTTTTAACTTCAAGCAAGAA ttagttgGAGCATCACCAGAACTCATAAACAGACTGATTCCAGAACACATGAAGCGACAATCTAGCATTAGCTTCTTGCATCCAGCCGGCACATAA